One Thermoanaerobacter pseudethanolicus ATCC 33223 DNA window includes the following coding sequences:
- a CDS encoding NAD(P)H-dependent glycerol-3-phosphate dehydrogenase: MKISVLGAGSWGTAIAIHLNRLGHQITLWLRDKNQFEEIVSTRHNKKYLDVDIPQEISITTDLKEAVTNSEIVVIAVPSHAVREISEKLKEVVDKNFIVVNLAKGIETSTLKRMSEVIKEYLSNDVVVLSGPSHAEEVVRQIPTACVLASLNVKACEIVQDAFMDENFRLYINKDVVGVELGGSLKNIIALGAGISDGLGFGDNTKAALMTRGLAEITRLGVALGSDPLTFLGLAGVGDLIVTCTSMLSRNRRAGILIGKGKSLEEALKEIGMVVEGVNTTKSAYRLSQINKIEMPITKEIYSILFEGKNPYEAVYSLMTRDKKHELHGI, translated from the coding sequence ATGAAAATATCAGTATTAGGTGCGGGAAGTTGGGGAACAGCTATAGCGATACACTTAAACCGACTTGGGCATCAAATTACATTGTGGCTGAGAGATAAAAATCAGTTTGAGGAAATTGTGTCTACTCGTCACAATAAAAAATATCTTGATGTTGATATTCCTCAAGAAATTTCCATTACTACTGATTTAAAAGAGGCAGTAACTAACTCTGAAATAGTAGTAATCGCAGTACCTTCTCATGCTGTGAGAGAGATATCGGAAAAATTAAAAGAGGTAGTTGATAAAAACTTTATTGTGGTAAATCTTGCAAAGGGAATAGAGACTTCCACTTTAAAAAGAATGTCTGAAGTCATAAAAGAATATCTTTCAAATGATGTAGTTGTTTTGTCAGGTCCTAGTCATGCTGAGGAAGTAGTCAGGCAAATTCCTACAGCCTGTGTTTTAGCCTCTTTGAATGTTAAAGCCTGTGAAATAGTGCAAGATGCCTTTATGGATGAAAACTTTAGGTTGTATATAAACAAGGACGTTGTGGGAGTGGAATTAGGAGGATCATTAAAGAATATTATAGCCTTGGGAGCTGGAATTTCAGACGGGCTTGGATTTGGCGATAATACCAAAGCTGCTCTTATGACAAGAGGTCTTGCGGAAATTACTCGTTTGGGTGTCGCGTTAGGTTCTGATCCGTTGACGTTTTTAGGTTTGGCAGGTGTAGGAGACCTCATTGTCACTTGTACCAGCATGCTTTCACGAAATAGAAGAGCAGGGATACTTATAGGTAAAGGTAAAAGTTTAGAAGAAGCATTAAAAGAGATAGGAATGGTAGTAGAAGGAGTTAATACTACAAAATCCGCCTACAGACTTTCTCAAATTAATAAAATAGAAATGCCAATAACTAAAGAAATTTATTCCATACTTTTTGAGGGTAAAAATCCCTATGAGGCTGTTTATAGCCTTATGACGAGAGATAAAAAACATGAATTGCACGGTATTTGA
- the spoIVA gene encoding stage IV sporulation protein A, whose product MENYDIYKNIAERTQGDIYIGVVGPVRTGKSTFIKRFMDILVLPYIENLPQKERIKDELPQSAAGKTIMTTEPKFVPEKAVEITINENTRFKVRLVDCVGYMVKGALGYMEGDKPRMVSTPWYDYEIPFEEAAEIGTKKVINDHSTIGLVMTTDGSITDIPRENYVAAEERVVKELKELNKPFIIVLNTTDPQSPETINLAKELEKKYDVPVVVLNVLKMEIPDIHAILEKVLFEFPIREIAIDLPKWVDALDKSHWLKQNIMETVKENIKDLFRLRDIPKLVGGLKANENFSEVFIKKITPGEGCANVEIKTQEGLFFKILSDESGLEIQGDKELMTMMRELAYAKRQYDRVKDAFLQAEKTGVGVVPASLDDMKFEKPEIVRQGGRFAVRLRASAPSYHIFRTDITAEVSPVVGTEKQSEDFVKYLTEQFESDPEKIWESNIFGKTLSDLVKEGMQNKIGTIPENLSHKLRDTLERVVNDSGGGIIFIII is encoded by the coding sequence TTGGAAAACTACGATATCTATAAAAATATTGCAGAAAGAACACAAGGGGATATCTACATAGGAGTAGTAGGCCCAGTGAGAACAGGTAAATCGACTTTTATTAAGCGATTTATGGACATATTAGTACTGCCATACATAGAAAATCTTCCCCAAAAAGAGAGAATAAAAGATGAATTGCCACAAAGTGCAGCAGGCAAAACCATAATGACTACTGAGCCTAAATTTGTTCCTGAAAAAGCGGTAGAGATAACAATTAATGAAAACACGAGGTTTAAAGTGAGATTAGTAGATTGTGTAGGATATATGGTCAAAGGTGCACTGGGATACATGGAAGGGGATAAGCCACGTATGGTGTCTACTCCTTGGTATGATTATGAAATACCTTTTGAGGAAGCGGCAGAAATAGGAACAAAAAAAGTCATAAATGACCATTCTACAATAGGATTAGTGATGACCACTGATGGAAGCATAACCGACATACCGCGAGAAAATTATGTAGCAGCAGAAGAAAGGGTAGTAAAAGAATTAAAAGAATTGAATAAACCTTTTATAATAGTGCTAAATACAACTGATCCTCAAAGTCCCGAAACAATTAATTTAGCAAAAGAATTAGAGAAAAAATACGATGTACCTGTTGTTGTTTTAAATGTACTTAAAATGGAAATACCAGACATTCATGCAATTTTGGAAAAAGTCTTATTTGAATTTCCCATACGGGAGATTGCAATTGATTTGCCTAAATGGGTAGATGCTCTTGATAAAAGTCATTGGCTTAAGCAAAATATAATGGAAACAGTAAAAGAAAACATAAAAGATTTGTTTAGATTAAGAGATATACCTAAGTTAGTTGGTGGTCTTAAAGCAAATGAAAACTTTTCTGAGGTGTTTATAAAGAAGATAACTCCAGGTGAAGGCTGTGCAAATGTTGAAATAAAAACCCAGGAAGGCTTATTCTTTAAGATATTAAGTGATGAAAGCGGACTTGAAATTCAGGGTGATAAAGAATTAATGACAATGATGAGAGAATTGGCTTATGCAAAAAGACAGTATGATAGAGTTAAAGATGCTTTTTTACAAGCTGAAAAAACAGGTGTAGGAGTGGTACCTGCAAGCCTTGATGACATGAAGTTTGAAAAACCCGAAATAGTAAGGCAAGGTGGGAGATTTGCGGTAAGGCTTAGAGCTTCTGCTCCTTCATATCACATATTTAGAACTGATATTACGGCAGAAGTATCGCCAGTTGTAGGAACAGAAAAGCAAAGTGAAGATTTTGTAAAATATTTGACAGAACAGTTTGAGAGCGATCCAGAAAAAATTTGGGAATCTAACATTTTTGGCAAGACCTTGAGTGACCTTGTAAAAGAGGGAATGCAAAACAAGATTGGCACCATTCCCGAAAACTTAAGTCATAAACTGAGAGATACATTAGAAAGAGTAGTGAATGACAGCGGAGGCGGAATAATCTTTATAATCATTTAA
- a CDS encoding 2-hydroxyacyl-CoA dehydratase subunit D: protein MDTIRIYTNIIKENMDRPEKVNKLINFGLTAAYYYVSFFKDKRIPKSLNYLNKYSIKSIKDSLANPQNSAWVNLFAPSEFLIAMDIKPLFIEAYSSFMSGFFIEDYLVDTAESRGMSNTLCSYHKTFIGASELNILKKPKFMMTTSMICDANIPTFKYLSKKHGVPLYIIDIPYKYSKDAVVYVKKQLLEVAEKLEEVFNRKLDTDKLREVVKTENKTRALMREYLNYAGEKRFLPTMTFEMYMLFASHVFIGSKEVLHFYEMLVEDIKRAPERSGKSIFFIHLLPMFEKNFKDYFNFNDKFHIAGSDLNYDFLEEIDENDPFKGIAEKLILNSFNGEINRKVARIRELIEKIKPDGIIQFCHLGCKQSMGGTFIIKNLASELGIPFLYLDGDCVDKRNNQEGQNRTRLEAFLEML, encoded by the coding sequence ATGGATACAATAAGGATTTATACCAATATTATAAAAGAGAATATGGATAGACCGGAAAAAGTAAATAAGCTAATAAACTTTGGTCTTACCGCTGCTTATTATTATGTGAGCTTTTTCAAAGACAAGAGGATTCCCAAATCTCTTAATTACCTAAATAAATACTCTATAAAAAGCATAAAAGATTCTTTAGCAAATCCTCAAAATTCTGCTTGGGTAAACCTCTTTGCACCCTCTGAATTTTTGATTGCTATGGACATAAAACCCTTATTTATTGAAGCATATTCTTCTTTCATGTCAGGCTTCTTCATCGAAGATTATCTCGTCGATACTGCCGAATCGAGAGGCATGTCAAATACTTTATGCAGTTACCATAAAACTTTTATAGGAGCCAGTGAGCTTAATATTCTCAAAAAACCTAAATTTATGATGACTACTTCCATGATCTGTGATGCGAATATACCTACTTTCAAGTATCTTTCAAAAAAGCACGGGGTTCCACTGTACATTATTGATATTCCCTACAAATATTCTAAAGACGCTGTAGTGTATGTAAAAAAACAACTTTTAGAAGTGGCGGAAAAGCTTGAGGAAGTCTTTAACAGAAAGCTTGATACTGATAAATTGAGGGAAGTCGTAAAAACGGAAAATAAAACAAGAGCACTTATGAGAGAGTATTTAAATTATGCGGGAGAAAAAAGATTTTTACCTACTATGACCTTTGAAATGTATATGCTTTTTGCATCCCATGTATTCATTGGAAGCAAGGAAGTATTGCATTTTTATGAGATGTTAGTGGAGGATATAAAAAGAGCTCCTGAAAGAAGTGGAAAAAGCATATTTTTTATACACCTTCTTCCTATGTTTGAGAAAAATTTTAAAGATTACTTTAATTTCAACGATAAATTTCACATTGCTGGTAGTGATTTAAATTATGATTTTCTTGAGGAAATTGATGAAAACGACCCATTCAAGGGAATTGCTGAAAAGCTTATCTTAAACTCTTTTAATGGTGAAATAAATAGAAAAGTTGCAAGAATCAGAGAACTGATAGAAAAAATAAAACCGGACGGCATTATACAGTTTTGTCATTTGGGCTGTAAACAGTCGATGGGTGGAACGTTTATAATTAAAAATCTTGCTTCAGAATTGGGTATTCCATTTCTTTATTTAGATGGGGATTGTGTAGACAAAAGAAATAATCAAGAGGGACAGAATAGGACGAGGCTCGAAGCCTTTCTTGAAATGCTCTAG
- a CDS encoding acyl-CoA dehydratase activase, with translation MIGYICKYTPVEIIEAFGEKPVRLDPGYKSHERAEALIHSNMCSFAKGVLENIIENNIEEVVLTACCDSIKRLYDVLKDKVKFIHLLDLPRKKDLLAIDLFYNEIIEFIEAYQAFKNKSFDEESLLKILESKSFNKEESAESIAILGARLKDDVIEKIRNSCTANVINFTCTGEERVFNIEAKDNLLKSYAESLLNFTPCMRMAEDRSKLINKELKGIIYNTIKFCDFYSYEYAELKSRADIPLLKIETDYNDSNSGQILTRIDAFLESTGIKKMEKQKAKKGYFVGVDSGSTSTNVVIIDENKNVISYSIIPTGPKALESAFKAFEIALNSAGLQKKDITSIVATGYGRVSIPFADRIITEITCHGKGAFFIDNAIRTVIDIGGQDSKVIRLDDSGNVIDFVMNDKCSAGTGRFLEVMARTLGISIEEMAKVHKEVKENITITSMCTVFAESEVISLIAQNKDQRDIIHALNKSIASKAISLVDRIGRKGKYMMTGGVAKNQGVVYAIESRLGEKLIIPFEPQIIGALGAALISLEGK, from the coding sequence TTGATAGGGTACATTTGCAAATACACGCCTGTAGAAATAATCGAAGCTTTTGGAGAAAAACCGGTAAGACTTGATCCAGGATATAAGTCTCATGAGCGTGCTGAAGCACTGATTCATTCAAATATGTGCAGCTTTGCAAAAGGGGTTTTGGAAAATATAATTGAAAATAATATTGAAGAGGTTGTATTAACTGCCTGTTGTGATAGTATAAAAAGACTTTATGATGTGTTAAAAGATAAAGTAAAATTTATCCATCTTCTAGACCTCCCCAGAAAAAAAGATCTTCTCGCAATAGATCTTTTTTACAATGAAATAATTGAATTTATAGAAGCGTATCAGGCCTTTAAAAACAAGAGTTTTGATGAAGAGAGTTTGCTAAAAATTCTAGAAAGCAAGTCTTTTAATAAAGAAGAATCCGCTGAAAGCATTGCTATATTAGGTGCGAGGCTTAAAGATGATGTTATAGAAAAAATCAGAAATTCTTGTACAGCAAACGTAATAAATTTTACCTGCACAGGTGAAGAAAGAGTATTCAATATTGAAGCAAAAGATAATTTATTAAAAAGCTACGCGGAATCGCTTCTTAATTTTACACCCTGTATGAGAATGGCAGAAGATCGAAGCAAGTTAATCAATAAAGAATTGAAGGGGATAATATACAACACCATAAAGTTCTGTGATTTTTATTCCTATGAATATGCTGAACTCAAAAGCAGAGCAGACATCCCACTTTTAAAAATTGAAACTGACTATAACGATTCAAATAGCGGACAGATTTTAACAAGAATAGATGCTTTTTTGGAATCAACCGGTATAAAAAAGATGGAAAAACAGAAAGCCAAGAAAGGATATTTTGTAGGAGTGGATAGTGGCTCTACTTCTACAAATGTAGTCATAATCGACGAAAACAAAAACGTAATATCATATTCTATTATTCCAACAGGTCCTAAAGCTCTAGAAAGTGCTTTTAAAGCTTTTGAAATTGCTTTAAACAGTGCGGGCCTTCAAAAAAAGGATATTACATCAATAGTAGCAACAGGGTATGGAAGAGTAAGCATTCCCTTTGCAGATAGAATTATAACTGAAATTACCTGTCACGGAAAAGGCGCATTTTTTATAGACAATGCTATTAGAACTGTTATAGATATAGGTGGACAGGATAGCAAAGTGATAAGGTTAGATGACAGCGGCAATGTTATTGATTTTGTGATGAATGACAAATGTTCAGCAGGGACAGGCCGGTTTCTTGAAGTAATGGCGAGAACGTTAGGCATTTCAATAGAAGAAATGGCAAAAGTCCATAAGGAAGTAAAAGAAAATATCACGATTACCAGTATGTGCACTGTATTTGCAGAATCGGAAGTAATATCTCTTATTGCCCAAAATAAGGACCAGAGGGATATAATACATGCCCTCAATAAATCCATTGCTTCAAAAGCTATTTCCCTGGTCGACAGAATAGGGAGAAAAGGAAAATACATGATGACAGGGGGCGTTGCCAAAAATCAGGGAGTAGTTTATGCCATCGAAAGCAGGCTCGGCGAAAAACTTATAATTCCATTTGAACCACAGATTATTGGAGCACTTGGAGCAGCGCTAATTTCACTTGAAGGTAAATGA
- a CDS encoding CdaR family transcriptional regulator, with the protein MLSHEDYQKIVNRLMNILGKNINIMDTKGVIIASGDSTRIGSFHEGAKIAASRKIDVIIDDSNIEYYKGTKKGINIPLFYNGEVIGVVGITGEPKEIIGFGRIIKELVELMVQEYENKKYETLHSRAMVSFIKEILNHPNIGHEEEKILESRAKLIGFDIKKQRSLIVADIRGFNDFILSKNLKEIDIQELKENIVEFIKSKLNHDEIVFNFNEDRFVIMLSSKNPMPFCKELQEGVKKKFNLSCIIGIGPDCKDIKNYHTSFTIANKLIDIGRKIDKDILDFKDYKIELLIHSLSINDSIIFFEEYKDILNSKNKDIINTIKVYFINCNIKCNT; encoded by the coding sequence ATGCTCAGTCATGAGGATTATCAAAAGATTGTAAATAGGCTTATGAATATTCTTGGCAAAAATATAAACATTATGGATACAAAAGGGGTAATTATAGCATCAGGAGATTCTACAAGGATAGGCTCTTTCCATGAAGGGGCAAAAATTGCAGCCTCGAGAAAGATTGATGTTATTATAGATGATAGCAATATAGAATATTACAAAGGAACTAAAAAAGGGATAAACATTCCTTTGTTTTATAATGGTGAAGTAATAGGTGTTGTTGGAATTACGGGTGAACCAAAAGAAATAATTGGCTTTGGCAGAATAATTAAGGAATTAGTTGAGCTTATGGTCCAAGAATATGAGAATAAAAAATATGAAACATTACATTCAAGAGCAATGGTAAGTTTCATTAAAGAAATTCTCAATCATCCTAATATAGGGCATGAGGAAGAAAAAATTTTAGAAAGCAGAGCTAAACTTATAGGCTTTGATATAAAAAAGCAGAGAAGTTTAATTGTTGCTGATATTAGAGGCTTTAATGATTTTATTTTATCCAAAAACTTAAAAGAGATAGATATTCAAGAATTAAAGGAAAACATTGTAGAATTTATAAAAAGTAAATTAAATCACGATGAGATAGTCTTTAACTTTAACGAAGATAGATTTGTTATAATGCTGAGCTCTAAAAACCCTATGCCTTTCTGTAAAGAACTTCAAGAAGGGGTTAAAAAGAAATTTAATCTTTCCTGCATCATAGGAATAGGTCCAGATTGTAAAGATATAAAAAACTATCATACTTCTTTTACAATTGCAAATAAATTAATAGATATTGGGAGAAAGATTGACAAAGATATTTTAGATTTTAAAGATTATAAAATAGAACTATTGATTCACAGCTTATCCATCAATGATAGCATAATATTCTTTGAAGAGTATAAAGATATTTTAAATTCGAAAAACAAAGATATAATAAACACTATTAAAGTTTATTTTATAAATTGCAATATTAAATGCAACACCTAA
- a CDS encoding IS30 family transposase yields the protein MVHNNDTTKKRSFKHLSSYERGEIYALLKEGRSIRYIAKKLNRSPSTISREIKRGTTTQLRSDLSSYTSYFPETGQAIYEKNRSNCGAKFKVAKAEDFLKYAENKILNEKWSPDAVVGYCKKDPSWNNKTIVCTKTLYNYIDRGLLKVKNIDLPLKLRLKPRKKQNRKNKRIMGKSIDFRPKEVESREVFGHWEIDTLIGKKSNDKVLLTLIERKTRHEIIFLLDAKDNKSVKDALSKLKDMFGDNLSKVFKTITSDNGTEFSDLESALLEYGVEVYYTHPYSSWERATNERHNGLIRRFIPKGKSIKDLSIDTIKRVENWLNNLPRKLLNYKTPKEYFYEELAKIC from the coding sequence ATGGTTCATAATAATGATACCACAAAAAAGCGTTCTTTTAAACACTTAAGTAGCTATGAACGAGGAGAAATCTATGCATTACTCAAAGAAGGAAGAAGTATTCGGTATATTGCTAAAAAACTTAATCGATCTCCAAGCACTATAAGCCGTGAAATTAAACGTGGAACTACTACACAACTTAGAAGTGATTTATCTTCTTATACAAGCTATTTTCCTGAAACCGGTCAAGCTATCTACGAAAAAAATCGCTCAAATTGCGGAGCTAAATTTAAAGTAGCTAAAGCAGAAGATTTTTTGAAATATGCTGAAAATAAAATATTAAATGAAAAATGGTCACCAGATGCAGTTGTAGGCTATTGTAAAAAAGACCCAAGCTGGAATAATAAAACTATTGTTTGTACTAAAACACTGTACAACTATATAGATAGAGGATTATTAAAAGTTAAAAACATTGATTTACCTTTAAAACTACGTTTAAAACCAAGAAAGAAACAAAATCGTAAAAATAAACGTATTATGGGTAAAAGTATTGATTTTAGGCCTAAAGAAGTTGAAAGCCGTGAAGTTTTTGGGCATTGGGAAATAGATACGTTAATTGGCAAGAAATCTAATGACAAGGTCCTTTTAACATTAATAGAGCGTAAGACTCGCCATGAAATAATATTCTTATTAGATGCAAAAGACAATAAATCTGTTAAAGATGCATTATCAAAATTAAAAGATATGTTTGGTGACAATTTAAGCAAGGTCTTTAAAACAATAACATCTGATAATGGTACAGAGTTTAGTGATTTAGAAAGTGCTCTTTTAGAATATGGCGTAGAAGTATATTATACACATCCATATTCATCTTGGGAAAGAGCTACAAATGAACGACATAACGGTCTTATACGACGTTTCATCCCTAAAGGTAAAAGTATTAAAGATTTATCTATAGATACGATAAAGAGAGTAGAAAACTGGCTTAATAACCTTCCACGAAAATTGTTAAATTACAAAACGCCTAAGGAATACTTTTATGAAGAGCTGGCAAAAATCTGTTAA
- a CDS encoding aldehyde ferredoxin oxidoreductase family protein, translating to MFGYAGKILRVNLTERKFKFEDLNLELAKKYIGGRGLASKIFMDEVDPNVEPLSPENKLIIATGPLTGTPVPTGGRYMVITKSPLTGTIACSNSGGYFGAELKAAGLDMIIFEGKAESPVYVAIEDDKVEIRDASHLWGKLVSETTDELKKEYGDKSKVLCIGPAGEKLSRIAAVMNDYDRAAGRSGVGAVMGSKNVKAIVVKGSKGIKLYDKEKVREVARNKTKMLRENGVTGEGLPTYGTAVLVNIINEHGIFPVANFQRAYTEHADKISGETMTREILVRKNPCYGCPIACGRWIRLKDGREVGGPEYETLWAFGADCEVYDINAIAEANYWCNEYGLDTISTGATIAAAMELYEKGYIKDDEIEKDGYSLKFGDAEAVVGWVKKIGAREGFGDKMAEGSYRLCESYGVPELSMSVKKQELPAYDPRGAQGHGLEYATSNRGGCHVRGYMISPEILGIPQKLDRFSLEGKAEWVKTFQDLTAVIDSLGLCLFTSFALGAQDYVDLVNAVCGTDYTAETLLEVGSRIYTLERLFNLKAGIDPKEDKLPKRLLEEPIPEGPSKGHVHKLSELLPKYYEVRGWDDNGYPTKETLQKLGI from the coding sequence GTGTTTGGGTATGCCGGCAAGATATTGAGAGTTAACTTAACAGAAAGGAAATTCAAATTTGAAGATCTTAATTTAGAACTTGCAAAGAAATACATAGGCGGAAGAGGGCTTGCAAGCAAGATATTTATGGATGAAGTTGATCCAAATGTTGAACCCCTAAGTCCAGAAAATAAGTTAATAATTGCAACAGGACCACTTACAGGAACACCAGTTCCAACTGGTGGAAGATACATGGTAATCACTAAATCACCGTTAACAGGAACTATTGCATGTTCAAATTCAGGTGGATATTTTGGTGCAGAATTAAAGGCAGCAGGGCTTGATATGATTATTTTTGAAGGAAAGGCAGAAAGCCCAGTTTATGTTGCAATTGAAGATGATAAAGTTGAAATCAGAGATGCATCACATCTATGGGGAAAGCTTGTTTCTGAAACAACCGATGAACTTAAAAAAGAATATGGTGATAAATCAAAGGTTCTTTGCATAGGACCTGCGGGTGAAAAGCTTTCTAGGATTGCAGCGGTTATGAATGACTATGATAGAGCAGCAGGACGTTCTGGTGTTGGTGCTGTTATGGGGTCTAAGAACGTGAAGGCGATAGTTGTAAAGGGTTCCAAAGGGATTAAATTATACGATAAAGAGAAGGTTAGAGAAGTTGCTAGAAATAAAACAAAGATGCTTCGCGAAAATGGAGTTACGGGTGAAGGGCTACCAACTTATGGAACGGCAGTTCTTGTCAATATAATCAATGAACACGGAATTTTTCCAGTTGCTAATTTCCAAAGGGCCTATACAGAACATGCTGATAAAATAAGCGGAGAAACTATGACAAGGGAAATACTTGTGAGAAAGAATCCTTGTTATGGGTGTCCAATAGCTTGTGGAAGATGGATAAGATTAAAGGATGGCCGTGAGGTAGGAGGTCCTGAATACGAAACTCTCTGGGCATTTGGTGCAGACTGTGAGGTTTATGATATAAACGCTATAGCTGAAGCAAATTATTGGTGCAATGAATATGGTCTTGATACTATTTCAACTGGAGCTACTATTGCAGCTGCTATGGAATTATATGAAAAGGGATATATAAAGGATGATGAAATAGAAAAAGATGGATATTCCTTAAAATTTGGTGATGCAGAAGCTGTTGTTGGATGGGTTAAAAAGATAGGTGCAAGGGAAGGATTTGGAGATAAGATGGCAGAAGGTTCATATAGACTTTGCGAAAGCTATGGTGTGCCAGAACTTTCGATGTCAGTTAAAAAACAAGAACTTCCCGCTTACGACCCAAGAGGAGCTCAAGGACATGGACTTGAATATGCGACTTCTAACAGAGGTGGTTGTCATGTAAGAGGATATATGATATCTCCTGAAATATTAGGTATACCTCAAAAGCTTGATAGATTTTCTCTTGAGGGAAAAGCTGAATGGGTTAAAACATTCCAAGATTTAACTGCTGTTATAGATTCGCTGGGACTGTGCCTATTTACATCTTTTGCCCTTGGTGCTCAAGATTACGTTGACCTTGTAAATGCAGTTTGCGGAACTGATTATACTGCAGAAACATTATTAGAGGTAGGCTCAAGGATATACACATTAGAAAGGCTGTTTAATTTGAAGGCAGGAATCGATCCAAAAGAGGATAAACTGCCAAAGAGACTTTTAGAAGAGCCTATTCCTGAAGGCCCATCTAAAGGACATGTTCATAAATTATCAGAACTGTTACCAAAGTATTATGAGGTAAGAGGATGGGACGATAATGGATATCCAACGAAAGAAACTTTACAAAAATTGGGAATTTGA
- a CDS encoding tungsten cofactor oxidoreductase radical SAM maturase, whose protein sequence is MSFKKLYIELTDKCNLNCKMCYRRSWAEKPKDMEKKVLYKIHSEVVNKKLNEIVLGGIGEPTYSPLIYDAISLFSSFNLTITTNGTLLDDKLKSLIVDNVNKIVVSIDGLEDKYKDIRGFNLKEVLENLKDIYLIKRKNNKEYPHVVIQFVASKDNIEDIFSVLDIAETVSAYQVIISNVIPQTEDYKDKILYTRYENKFFKDLFERLRIHSFRKGINLTLPNIELKTERYCNFIEEEAVVVGSDGYVYPCYRFSHTTTEYVFGRKKKVFKHSFGNILEKSLDDIYESNEYKNFRARVYNNRYPSCLDCDLVDGCDFVRTSEYDCYAIKPSCADCLWSRRFAICP, encoded by the coding sequence GTGAGCTTCAAAAAATTATACATTGAGTTGACAGATAAGTGCAATTTAAACTGCAAGATGTGTTATAGACGCTCATGGGCTGAAAAACCAAAGGATATGGAGAAAAAGGTTCTATATAAGATACATAGTGAAGTTGTAAATAAAAAATTAAATGAAATCGTCCTTGGTGGCATTGGCGAACCAACGTATTCACCCCTTATATATGATGCTATCTCATTATTTTCAAGCTTTAATTTAACAATTACAACTAACGGAACGCTTCTTGATGATAAGTTAAAAAGTCTTATTGTTGATAATGTAAATAAAATCGTTGTTTCTATTGATGGACTTGAGGATAAATATAAAGATATTAGAGGATTTAATTTAAAAGAAGTTTTAGAGAACTTGAAGGATATATATTTGATAAAAAGAAAGAATAATAAAGAATATCCGCACGTTGTAATTCAATTTGTTGCATCAAAAGATAATATAGAAGATATTTTTAGTGTATTGGATATAGCAGAGACGGTAAGTGCATACCAAGTTATTATTTCAAATGTCATTCCTCAAACTGAAGATTATAAAGATAAAATATTATATACGAGGTATGAAAATAAATTTTTTAAGGATTTATTTGAAAGACTAAGAATACATTCGTTTAGAAAAGGCATAAATCTTACTCTGCCGAATATTGAACTAAAAACGGAACGATATTGTAATTTTATTGAGGAAGAAGCAGTAGTTGTTGGCTCTGATGGATATGTTTATCCGTGCTATAGGTTTTCCCATACTACTACTGAGTATGTTTTCGGAAGAAAAAAGAAGGTTTTTAAACACTCATTTGGAAATATATTGGAAAAAAGCTTAGATGATATTTATGAAAGCAATGAATATAAAAATTTTAGAGCGAGAGTTTATAATAATAGATATCCTTCGTGCCTCGATTGCGATCTCGTTGATGGGTGTGATTTCGTTAGAACTTCCGAATATGACTGTTATGCTATAAAACCTTCATGTGCAGATTGCCTTTGGAGTAGAAGGTTTGCTATATGTCCTTAA
- a CDS encoding MoaD/ThiS family protein, with the protein MIKVKLFATFREGRQKEVNFDYFEGITGRFIINKLNIKEKDVAIFLVNGLDGKLDDPLSDGDVISLFPPVGGG; encoded by the coding sequence TTGATTAAAGTAAAATTATTTGCAACCTTTAGAGAAGGAAGACAAAAGGAAGTAAATTTTGATTACTTTGAAGGAATTACCGGAAGGTTTATAATAAACAAACTTAACATAAAAGAAAAGGATGTAGCAATATTTTTAGTAAATGGACTTGATGGGAAGCTTGATGATCCTCTTAGTGATGGAGATGTGATTTCCCTTTTTCCACCTGTTGGTGGTGGTTGA